The sequence below is a genomic window from Dioscorea cayenensis subsp. rotundata cultivar TDr96_F1 chromosome 6, TDr96_F1_v2_PseudoChromosome.rev07_lg8_w22 25.fasta, whole genome shotgun sequence.
cactttattacttgagcgACTAGTGCACTTGTGattacgcaaggggtgtgtcaattgTTGATTaagtttggtgttttttttcCCAACATAAATATAGATCTACGTATAATGAAAGAAACACAGGCTGTTAAAGAAACATAGCTTGTTAAAACTATCCCTCTTGGTAAACAGTGTGTGAACCCTTCTTGAACCGCCATTTGCTGCATGGTGAttgtttttgcttttgcttttgcttttgttttttttgtttttttttttttggacaacatgtatacatatgtatatataattaaagaaacacAACCTATTAAAACTATCCATAAAGATATAACATATGTTTCGTTTCTATTGGTTGCTTTCCAAATACTGGGatcatacatatacatattattaagtTTACTTAACATACCTAAATTCCTCCCATGCTGCTATTTGCTTGATTTTGATTGGCCTTTTGTTTTTCTGAGTTGAGTGGGTCCCACACCACCCACTTTTCTTTTGTCCATACATATTGGTTGAGCAGGTCCCATGCCACCCACCTTCCCTCTCTTAATAcatatatgatattaatatataatatacactTAATATAATGCATTATATTATATACTGACTACTGATAacatttctatttgtttttgtttttgtttttattttttaattttgttttaattgtttttcgcttgtttttaacaataaaattgataaataaatttattgttttttattaatatattatataatgtaatacaatacaaatataatatatatatataatatatatatatatatataatactttctcataattacatttttatttgtttttatttgtttttattgttagtaTATTATATGAGTATTGTTTTACtaaatttatctaataatattagtgtttagTTAGTtatatcttttttgttttttaagtgattttatttttaaattctgtTTTTAAACAATTCGCATCATTAGATGGAACCGCATAACACTACACCATATGGGACTTTCAACGGCATTTTTATCGGCTTTTAACGGCGTTTGTAAACGCCGCCAAATTTATGACGGGCGTTTTTAAAAAACGCCGCATATATTGCCGCTAAAAAGAACGTCGTTATTTTAGCGGCATTTACCTAAATAAACGCCGTCATATTCACGGCGTTTTCCCCATAAAACGCCGTCAAAATTGGAAGCAAAGTAAACATATATGAGAATCAAAATAGTGGCGTTTATTAAATAAACGTCGCTATTATCGCGGCGATCATTAGCATGAACGCCGTGCAGAAGTGTGGtctataaattttagaaaatgtaAATTAGCAGCATTCATATAAATAAACGCCACTACGGTACTGGCGTTTTATTGTAAAACGCGACAAATATGATGGCGTGTTTAAAGTAAAACGCCACTAAGTTAGTGGCGTTTATTTATATAGACACTGCAATTTGGAGGCGTTTATTAAATAAACGACACTAGATTACCGGTGTTTTAAAGATAAACGGCACTAGTTTTTCCATCTTTTAAATAATGTTAATGATTTTTACTGGCGTTTTGTAATAAAACGCCACTAAATAACAACGTTTTCCTAAGAAAAATCCTGTAAATTGATGTGCTTTCCTGACATTTTGAGTTTAAACGccgttaaatttattttgaatatagtTCCTATAATTCTGCACTTttatttatgcatatttttacaaaaacaatggTACTACAAAGACCTGTAATTAATATTCAAGATAACAATAGTCACATAGTTATCTATGCACCAAAACACAAtagttgatatttaataatttcaaaccAATTAGAAGTTACAAAAGTCTTCGATATTAATTAGTACATAGTTAGGTTTATGATTCTTGTCTTACtccaaataatacaaaagaaaacaaagataaataaaaatcctccATAGCTTGATGAATGCCACTACTCATTTCTAGAAGGTTGAttctgcaattaaaaaaaaattataagaaaagattccacaatgtttttaaaattataacaaatagatACAAACATAGCAACATTGCCACTTTCGAAATACCTATGATTGAGAAGTTGAGCCAGCTGTGTTAACTCCAGGGATAATAACTCCAGGAAATCGAgtttgtaaaaacccaagaagagcATTATATCGAGCACATTCTTGTGCACATGCTTGCTCATGTTGTGCACATTCTTGCTCTCGCTCCTCTTTCAAGTGTTGCATTTGTTGTTCCATTTGATTAAACCGCTCAACAAACTCACTTGATTGGGCGCTTGAGGCAGTAGAAGTTCTGCTAGTCGTACCCCCATAATAAGTTTTGAGAGTTGGACCCAATCCAAGCCCTCTTACTCACCCATATCGTTCTTTTACAATAACTTGTGTTAGAATTTTAGTTTCAACCATTTGCATATCCTCATCTACTGTTTCACATTCAGCTAACTTCTCATTTGCTTTAACCtgtatataatgaaaaaaattattttaaagtagTCATATATTTTGcaccaaattacaaaatatgGAATACTTAAGACATAAATATTACCATAATTTGTTCAGTTTCCACATTCATGTGAGAACCATCCTTTTTGGTATgagttgctttaaaaaattcGAGGCGTCCTACTTTTCTTCCATTGTTAACCTCCTACaagtgtttaaacaaaaaaattgttggaatcacaaacatcaagagataaacttgaagacatcattaaaatacaaatgaaagtaaaaacaacatttttaacTCACACTAACAatttaattcttaatatatatttgcttaccatttccttttcctttctagGAAAGCTCTTTGATCCAGAGGTatgagtatatttttgttgttttctgctAGCAACCCCAAGTCTTTCTGAATCCTATATAATGACATGTATACTAACttagaaataagaaagatatgataattttagtaaaataagtAAAACACATATTCATACCTCTCCTTTATTTGAATACCAATAATCAACTAATTGTGCCCATTGCCATCGAATGGTTGCATTTGgatgtttatctttgttcactTGCAACCCATCTTCTCGTTTGAAATGACGCTTTTTCAAATCATGCttgtaatctctccatttcttcccCAGAGACTTGAGCACATACTCTTTTGAAATCTCAAGAGCAAATCGTAACTAGTTGAAgacattataaacaattttgtttattaatgtaACTTGATGTTTGtatatttatagaaataacATTTGAACAATTCAATTACGTGGGTTTACCTCAATAAATTTGTTCGAACAATTCATCCTTAcatgtttttggcactttatgccaactctcataATGGATGCCAATTTTTTTACCAGTTCGAGCAAGCATGCCGAGAAATCCAGCCAGTAGTTGTGCTTCGGGCCCAATTGGTTGTCCCAAATGATTTGCACTCACCACAATCCTCTCTTCTGATGGTAATGACCACAAGTCTTTCAAAGTAGTTcggcctttttttttgttgtccaTTTCTATCaattacaataatttatatattagtaGAAAATAAGAACATTaatgcaaatataataaattatgattaagaTTGAAGATATGAAACAAACCTGCATTTAAATTTTCTGCTTCAATAACTCGCAGGAACGTTCTCTAATCTAAtactattattttggtttagCACTTGTTCATTATGATTTTAATCAGCTGAAGATGATGGGACCGAGTAGTGAGGAGCAACATGAAGTGCTGGAGCGGATCTAGTAGAACCAATAGGGGCTGATGAATTGGAGTTGTTAGTGTTGCTCATTCTAGTACTCGCACCAGCGTCACACCCAGTACCATTATTTGGAGCATTATTTGGAGTGGGTTCTGACACAACCATTTTCATAcacttcaattttaatttcggtATATTTTCTCTTATCTacatcatataaacaaaaacatgttacaAAATTCACATAAAGTACATGTATTTTGGAAGATTATACATAGTAAATCTACATTGCATTCACAAGTCCAACTGCAAATGGTTTAGTTATTATTGCACATTATCCAGTACAAACacaatgatttataatattGCATATCAATTGGTAATCAGTGGACAGACAATGTACATAATCAATGcaaaatggtttatttttggtAGTATCCACTTTCAACAAGTAGCATCTCAAGTATACAgactcaaaaaaataagaaaagaataactTCACAGGTGAGATGATGAAATTCATGAAAGCCTTGCATGGTTATCATCTTTGTACAATATTGGCACTAAATTAAGTTCTTGTAGAAGTTATACATCTGTTGACTGATATCAGAGAATGCactatacacacacatacacacacatatatcaataaaaggagaaaaaaaaaatcaggaataTATTCTCATCCCACCCAAAAAAGTTTACAAAGATATTTACACTAACAAACAATTCATTCCTTTGTTGTTTGTTGGTCATATGTTACCAGGATTGATCACACAGCACCCCTTTGTTGTTTATGCCTGCATATATACTCTAgactttgtttttctatttcataATTAAGAATATACCTTCCTCCCATTAGTTGATTTCTTTAATGTGCACAGAgataatatcaaaacaaaaactgCAAGATTAAAGTAAATTTACAAGAGATGAATGATCATGATATGATGTTCAGCTGAATTACTACTCAGACAAGAATCAAAACAACAGCTAGTTGCTAATATACATGTTCTCTTAGAGTCAATGCCATATCTGTAAATGAGATACATTTACTGCAGATGGTATCCTACCTAGTTGTCCATGTCCTCCAATGTATTTACAGCCAGAAAAGATGGGAACCATAAACACGGTATAAAATGCTGGAAAATTAAAGCAGTAACATtcaaaatgaatacaactctgGGTTAATTCCTAGTTTAGCTTTTCCAATGTAAGCAGTACCATCACTATCTAAATGATATGTGTCTGAACAACTTAGTATGGGTCAGAGAAATGGAAAGATTGCTGAACATTAAGCCACATTAATTGCTTAGGTGGGCgaggatggtgatgatgatggttcCTGTTCCAAGATCagtgtgaaaatgaacaatTACTTGTTTAGAAGGACAACTAGTTTTACTGATCTCTTCTCAGaccaagcatatatatatatatatacatatatgttggTTGAGTGGTTTTCAGCCTCTTCACcaacatatttttcttattgcccaatgttcttcttttcttcatttatatGATGTTGATGTTTTACCAAACTTCTGGTCTGTCCATATTCATGTTCTCCTTGCAGCTCAGGTtctattttatagtattttattttatttctttgaatacaaaaattttattaaacagTGAAATTGCATTCTGAAGCTTTTATTCTGATCAACCATTCCATACCATTCTTAGGCCATAGATTCAACGTGCAgacctttttcttttcagtcTCCCATCCAATCCACTCCCTCTGGCTCATAAAAGTCTTATTTTTTGTTCATGCTTCACAAGTCTTTATCTATTGAAATTAGTTTGTGGTCCGGATGAACTTGATTGGTTAGTAGTAACTGGTCCCATTTAACTACCAGAAATTATAAGACTCCAAATAGAGAAGTGAATTTAGTGCTAACTTGtgctaaataattatttatcatgaCTTCTATTTAGGAACTGATTGATAAATTCAatggttaatatatatatatatatatatagttatagtTGACAAGTCATTAATAGTATCTTTCATGAAATGGATGATACCAATGTTTCTAATGAAACTTTCTTATGATAAAGTGGCTTTGCAATTTGGTGCCACATACTTCTCTGACATGTAATAGgcaatggtttttttaatattccatAACCATAAAACTTtaattttccttttctcttgtttttcctttttgtttctgCATGAAATTGTATACTGTAATGCATTCAGATAAAATCTCATCCCGTGTACAGCAGCAGAGGGAATGCTAAGGATCCAATTTTTGGTCTTAAAATGGGTGCCGAGTCACAATCTTCAGATGATGTTTTTAGGTGATTTAAGTTACCTGTATAGTTTTGAGGCGTCACCTTTTTTCGGATTTATTTAGGAAACCGACAAGGTTGGAATATTGGTATATAAATTATAAGTCCCCCTGATAGGCCAAAGTTACGAAATTCTAAAATTCTTTGGATCATTTTCTCACTATTTCATTTAGAAGTCCAGCTTTTTTAGGTTCATAACTAATCTCTTCCTCTTTCTCATCCTaattctctttatatatatatatatgtatatcattattttctcagattaaatgaaatgaaatgttGCAGGGGAAATGGATCCTTATGTCATGATACAGTATAGGAATCAAGAACAAAAGAGTAGCGTTGTAAAAGGTTTGTTAAAATTGTGACAAACtattcatataaaatatttcaacataatatttgattaaatgTAACATAACTTTGGTGGTGCAGATCAAGGGACGAATCCATCATGGAATGAGACTTTTAAGTTTCAGGTTCAGAATGCAGAAGCTGCAGAGCATCACCAGAAACTTGTCCTTAGAATCATGGATAAAGATATATTCAATgttgatgattttgttggtcAAGCAACGTAAGTGAGATTTGAGAATGCTTAGGAAcaagaacatgaagaaaatttcaagtttttggATTCATTAATGGCTTGTAATGCAGGATTAGTGTTGCTGATGTGATTTCTTTGGGAGTTGAAAAAGGACATGGTGAATTGCATCCTAGTAAGTATAGTGTGGTGCTTGAAGACAGGACTAACTGTGGAGAGATTAGAGTTGGTGTTAAAAGAACAAAGTTCAGACGAAGAAGTTATAAGGGCTATACACTGTAGTCTTTGTAAAAAAGGACACGATAAGAGGACTTGTCCAGTTACAGGAAACACCTCTAAAATACCAATGGtaattacttcttcttcttcttcttcttcagaaaGTTTTTCTTTCGAGAAAGAAAATATTCTTTCAACAGATACTGACACTACTTTCACAAGTAAGGGTACTTCCTTTATCTAAGAAGCATGGACACGGATACGGTGACACGATACGACACGACACGGACACGGCGACAcggtaatttttaaaaattaaggacACGGGTACGGCAGGACACGgctataataaatattatatatttattataaatataaatctatatagttttcatgtaatatacgctatatatttacttatagattAATTTGGTGATCTTGTGTATTGGGAAGTAATTAGAAAATACATaagagtaatttaaaaaaatcatttacaaaGCATATGAGTATCTGGAGGTGTCCACCGTGTGTCCGGGTAT
It includes:
- the LOC120263081 gene encoding uncharacterized protein LOC120263081 is translated as MNCSNKFIELRFALEISKEYVLKSLGKKWRDYKHDLKKRHFKREDGLQVNKDKHPNATIRWQWAQLVDYWYSNKGEDSERLGVASRKQQKYTHTSGSKSFPRKEKEMEVNNGRKVGRLEFFKATHTKKDGSHMNVETEQIMVKANEKLAECETVDEDMQMVETKILTQVIVKERYG
- the LOC120263082 gene encoding elicitor-responsive protein 1-like: MDPYVMIQYRNQEQKSSVVKDQGTNPSWNETFKFQVQNAEAAEHHQKLVLRIMDKDIFNVDDFVGQATISVADVISLGVEKGHGELHPSKYSVVLEDRTNCGEIRVGVKRTKFRRRSYKGYTL